TGTTTTGCTTGTAAAATAAATGCAGTCAGTTTTTCCATTAACGTTTCCCCTTCTTCTTTTGGAAAAAGAAGCATGACTTCGTGATTTTTGTCTACTGGCGATTCTCCGTACCGAACTTTAATCACTTCTGGTTGCCAATTAAATAATGTTTGCCATGTGTCTACCTGATGCTCAGGGCTCGTTGGCAACTGTTCAGGAAAATACAATTCAACAGCTTGATCACCAATAAATAAATACAAAATTAAGCAGGGTTGATCATCTAGATGCCCAAGTCCCCAAGCGATATCAGAGATAAATTGAATAGGTCGCGGAAAGACGATGGCAAGTTCCGCGTTCTCGTCCCACAGTGTAATAGCACCATCTGATTGCCCTAGTGCGAGCGGAATAATTTGCATATAACAGCCCTCTTTCAAGCTTGACTTATTGTAATTGATACCGTTCTATGCGATGAATACCATTTTCCGTTTGTAGTTCTGCCGTATAAAAAAACGTGTAAATCATTTGTTCCCCTGATTCATCTTGAAACCATAGATCGAGCCCTAACAGTTCATCTAGTTTAGGTTGATATCCCTGAATGTGATCTTGATCAGCAGAATCAGGTAAAAAGTAAGCTCGTGCTAAACGAAGCGATGGTCGAGGTAATTCATAATAATATTCCTCTGTTTCCCCTGGCGAAGAAACAAACATGCCTCGTGTATACAGGTGAATTTCGATCGGTGTTGTAGAGATTTGACCAACATTCACATCCGTTTGCAACAAGTATCCATTAAATCTGCGCGCGACTACGTCTCGTTGCATAAAAAAAGCCAGCCATTCTCCATACCCCATATCAGTGGTAAGATCAAACTCCATATAGGCAGCGTTTGGATCAACAATTTTTTCTGTGCTTGTCGATCGTGGTTCAAAACGCACAACGACATCTCCTTCCTTTTTTCCATCTGACGCTAGTATAACAAATCCATTACATAAAAGTGACGAGCCTTTTCATTTTCGATCCATTTCTCATCTGCTCATTGTCAAGCTATAATAGTGTATATGAATGCACTATAGGAGGCTAACATCATGGGAGATATGCGCCATCGCGATGGGAAATTAAAGATCATGCATACCATTATAGGTGATTTTGCACATACGCTGCGAAAAATTGCAACACTTGACGAGGTTGAATCCATCTTAACAGGCACCATATCCCCTTCTAAAAGTTATAGTGAATCAATGACATTTCAATATTTTACAGATAACGGTATAAAAATACTAGCTAAAACAACGACTGCTGTACAAGAAATTTTTATTGTCACAGCTAGCCCAGATCTGTTACTTGATGAGCTCTATAAATCCGGCTTTATTGAACAAGAACGTACAGATGTACACCACAATCATCCGCGCAAAAAAAAGCGTCAAGTGACAACTACGAGCCATATGCGTGATGGAGGAAACGAGATCGGTGAGATTGCTGCGCAAACTCGGCATCATTCAAAGAAAAATAATAAAGACAGTGGTCCCTTACCCAATGCAGATCCACTCACTTTGCGTAATATGCTACATCCAGATACACTCTCAGCACTAATGAAATTAAAAGAAAACGTATCTCCCCAATCGATAACAGCACAAGACAATAAGACTATTTC
This genomic stretch from Sulfoacidibacillus ferrooxidans harbors:
- a CDS encoding DUF2103 domain-containing protein, translated to MGDMRHRDGKLKIMHTIIGDFAHTLRKIATLDEVESILTGTISPSKSYSESMTFQYFTDNGIKILAKTTTAVQEIFIVTASPDLLLDELYKSGFIEQERTDVHHNHPRKKKRQVTTTSHMRDGGNEIGEIAAQTRHHSKKNNKDSGPLPNADPLTLRNMLHPDTLSALMKLKENVSPQSITAQDNKTISKKTQPKAQKQQAIDPDEDFASLFAPKDDEESFEEMFNKSKLDSKFFK